From a region of the Dyella jiangningensis genome:
- a CDS encoding efflux RND transporter periplasmic adaptor subunit, which produces MSATDSNAKPQDNDSGMAAKDPAKRRRALLIVVAVFVLAAVIWVLLWLFVFSTREKTDNAYVGGNQVAISAQVPGTVVAILADDTQRVEAGQVLVKLDNTDADVRLQQASSALAQAVRQVRQQTDSASSADAQVARAKVDLKKAQADLARRQPLIAEQAEAPEVVQHLRDGVDQAQAALDAAQAQAQAAHAAIEGTVVTNNPAVEQARANFRAAWIAAQRNSIYAPVTGYVAQRSVQLGNSVQPGQQLMTVVPLHDLWVDANFKENQLRHIRIGQPAKIESDVYGGSVEFHGKVIGLGAGTGSVFSLLPAQNATGNWIKVIQRVPVRIALDDKELDQHPLRVGLSTEVTVDITNDKGAMMAPQGSGQPIAQTDVYEQMTSKADVEAEKIIKANVRRGDAD; this is translated from the coding sequence ATGAGCGCCACTGATTCCAACGCCAAACCGCAGGACAACGACAGCGGCATGGCCGCGAAGGATCCGGCCAAGCGTCGCCGCGCGCTACTGATCGTGGTAGCGGTGTTCGTACTTGCCGCGGTCATCTGGGTACTGCTGTGGTTGTTCGTGTTCTCCACCCGCGAGAAGACCGACAACGCCTACGTCGGCGGCAATCAGGTGGCGATCTCCGCCCAGGTGCCGGGCACGGTAGTGGCCATCCTGGCGGATGACACGCAACGCGTCGAAGCCGGCCAGGTGCTGGTGAAGCTCGACAACACGGATGCCGACGTGCGCCTGCAGCAGGCCAGCAGTGCGCTGGCGCAGGCGGTTCGACAGGTGCGCCAGCAGACCGATTCCGCCAGCAGCGCCGACGCCCAGGTGGCGAGGGCGAAGGTGGATCTGAAGAAGGCGCAGGCCGACCTGGCCCGTCGCCAGCCGCTGATCGCCGAACAGGCCGAAGCGCCGGAAGTGGTGCAGCACCTGCGCGATGGCGTCGACCAGGCGCAGGCGGCGCTCGATGCGGCGCAAGCGCAGGCGCAGGCCGCTCACGCGGCCATCGAAGGTACGGTGGTCACCAACAACCCGGCGGTGGAGCAGGCGCGTGCGAACTTCCGCGCCGCGTGGATCGCCGCACAGCGCAACAGCATTTATGCGCCGGTGACCGGCTATGTCGCCCAGCGCAGCGTGCAGCTCGGCAACAGCGTGCAGCCGGGCCAGCAGCTGATGACAGTGGTGCCGCTGCATGACCTGTGGGTGGACGCGAACTTCAAGGAAAACCAGCTGCGCCATATCCGCATCGGCCAGCCGGCGAAGATCGAATCGGACGTCTATGGCGGCAGCGTGGAGTTCCACGGCAAGGTGATCGGCCTGGGTGCCGGCACCGGCAGCGTGTTCTCGCTGCTGCCCGCGCAGAACGCCACCGGCAACTGGATCAAGGTGATCCAGCGCGTGCCGGTGCGCATCGCGCTTGACGACAAGGAACTGGACCAGCATCCGCTGCGCGTGGGTCTCTCCACCGAAGTGACCGTGGACATCACCAACGACAAGGGCGCGATGATGGCGCCGCAGGGCAGCGGCCAGCCGATCGCCCAGACCGATGTCTACGAACAGATGACCAGCAAGGCGGACGTGGAGGCCGAGAAGATCATCAAGGCAAACGTTCGCCGCGGCGACGCGGACTGA
- a CDS encoding FAD-dependent oxidoreductase codes for MAQHITLIGGGLVGALLAQQLAGRGFKVDVFEKRPDPRIAGFVGGRSINLALAERGLHALRQAGLANDVLQRAVMMRGRMVHTRDGRSGLQRYGVDDSEVIWSVSRGALNMLLLDAAEAAGVRFHFGQSLVDADFDGGRIRLADEAGVARGIDAPVVIGADGAGSALRAAMNHHTPLGERVEALGHAYKELEIPPAGTLPSELVDRSGGHDQFALEPHALHIWPRGGYMCIALPNTEGSFTVTLFLPAQGAHPSFATLPDARAARAFFEHDFPDVLPLIPDFANDYDGHPVGTLSTLYLQQWHLGGKALLVGDAAHAIVPFHGQGMNCGFEDTVVLASLMAGAPGDTADVFAEFQRIRQPNSDAIAAMALENYVEMRDSVADPHYLAKRELGALLAERAPQHFMARYRMVTFTHLPYAYAYERGRAQDVLLEQLLRGSTQAGSVDLDAAAATLRATLPPLPDLHG; via the coding sequence ATGGCGCAGCACATCACCCTTATCGGCGGCGGCCTGGTTGGCGCGCTGCTGGCCCAGCAGCTCGCTGGGCGTGGTTTCAAGGTCGACGTATTCGAGAAGCGCCCGGACCCGCGCATCGCCGGTTTCGTCGGCGGCCGCTCGATCAATCTCGCGCTGGCCGAACGTGGCCTGCACGCCCTGCGCCAGGCCGGCCTTGCCAATGACGTGCTGCAACGCGCAGTGATGATGCGTGGGCGCATGGTGCACACGCGTGACGGACGCTCAGGGCTGCAACGCTACGGCGTCGACGACAGCGAAGTGATCTGGTCCGTCTCGCGCGGCGCACTCAACATGCTGCTGCTCGATGCCGCCGAAGCGGCGGGCGTGCGTTTCCATTTCGGGCAGTCGCTGGTCGATGCGGACTTCGACGGAGGCCGCATCCGGCTTGCCGATGAAGCCGGTGTCGCACGCGGCATCGACGCCCCGGTGGTGATCGGCGCCGACGGCGCGGGATCGGCGCTGCGCGCGGCGATGAACCATCACACCCCGCTGGGCGAGCGCGTCGAGGCATTGGGGCACGCCTACAAGGAGCTGGAGATTCCGCCTGCGGGCACGCTCCCCTCCGAACTGGTCGACCGCAGCGGCGGCCACGACCAGTTCGCGCTGGAGCCGCACGCCCTGCACATCTGGCCGCGCGGCGGCTACATGTGCATTGCCCTGCCCAACACCGAAGGCAGCTTCACCGTCACGCTGTTCCTGCCCGCTCAGGGCGCTCATCCGAGCTTCGCGACGCTGCCCGATGCTCGCGCCGCGCGTGCGTTCTTCGAACACGACTTCCCGGACGTGCTGCCGCTCATTCCCGATTTCGCGAACGACTACGACGGTCATCCGGTCGGCACGCTGTCGACGCTGTACCTGCAGCAGTGGCACCTCGGCGGCAAGGCCTTGCTGGTGGGCGACGCGGCGCATGCCATCGTGCCGTTCCACGGCCAGGGCATGAACTGCGGTTTCGAAGATACCGTCGTGCTGGCCTCGCTGATGGCTGGGGCACCGGGCGATACTGCCGATGTGTTCGCCGAGTTCCAGCGCATCCGCCAGCCCAACAGCGATGCGATCGCCGCCATGGCGCTGGAAAATTACGTGGAGATGCGCGATTCGGTGGCGGATCCGCACTACCTGGCCAAGCGCGAACTCGGCGCCCTGCTGGCCGAGCGCGCGCCGCAGCATTTCATGGCGCGCTATCGCATGGTCACGTTTACCCACCTGCCCTATGCCTACGCCTATGAGCGCGGCCGCGCCCAGGACGTGCTGCTGGAACAACTGCTGCGCGGCTCGACGCAGGCAGGTTCGGTCGACCTGGACGCGGCCGCGGCCACGTTGCGGGCCACCTTGCCGCCGCTGCCCGACCTGCATGGATGA
- the ccmB gene encoding heme exporter protein CcmB: protein MSHATLASACAAVLRRDLTLAWRRRGDITMPVLYALIVVTLFPFALGPEDALLQRIAGGVVLLTMLLAMLLALDAMFRSDIEDGSLELLMLSPQPLALMLGMKILAHWITTALPLIVIAPLLAGMLHLPPSVMPVLVYALLLATPLLSLLGAVLVALTAGSRRSGMLLALMLLPLCVPVVIFAAGAVAAAQQGLPWLAPIAWLGAALVMALVLAPLACAAALRIALDA from the coding sequence ATGAGTCACGCGACGCTCGCTTCCGCCTGCGCCGCCGTGTTGCGCCGCGACCTCACCCTGGCCTGGCGCCGCCGTGGCGACATCACCATGCCGGTGCTGTATGCGCTGATCGTGGTCACCCTGTTCCCGTTCGCGCTGGGTCCGGAAGACGCCCTGCTGCAGCGCATCGCCGGCGGCGTCGTGCTGCTGACCATGCTGCTGGCCATGCTGCTCGCGCTGGATGCGATGTTCCGCAGCGACATCGAGGACGGCTCGCTGGAACTGCTGATGCTCTCGCCGCAACCGCTGGCGCTGATGCTGGGTATGAAGATCCTGGCGCACTGGATCACCACTGCGCTGCCGCTGATCGTGATCGCGCCGCTGCTGGCCGGCATGCTGCACCTGCCGCCGTCGGTAATGCCGGTACTCGTTTACGCACTGCTGCTCGCCACGCCCTTGCTGAGCCTCCTGGGCGCGGTGCTGGTGGCGCTGACGGCCGGCAGTCGGCGCTCTGGTATGCTGCTTGCCTTGATGCTGCTGCCGCTTTGCGTGCCAGTGGTGATCTTCGCCGCCGGCGCCGTCGCCGCGGCACAACAGGGGCTGCCGTGGCTCGCTCCCATCGCCTGGCTGGGGGCCGCGCTGGTCATGGCCCTGGTGCTGGCGCCGCTGGCCTGCGCCGCCGCCCTTCGGATAGCTCTGGACGCGTGA
- the phaR gene encoding polyhydroxyalkanoate synthesis repressor PhaR: MAQTIRIIKKYPNRRLYDTEISSYITLEEVRQLVLDGETFEVRDAKSGEDLTRSVLLQIISEHEEKGQPMLSPQLLSQIIRFYGDSLQGFMGPYLERSLQVFLDQQQQFRTQLNSLLGQTPWSMLNDLTERNMEAWRNMQRGLLDTASQGQPPRGNKKP, from the coding sequence ATGGCACAAACGATCCGCATCATCAAGAAGTATCCGAACCGTCGGCTCTACGACACGGAGATCTCCAGCTACATCACGCTGGAAGAAGTCCGTCAGCTGGTGTTGGACGGCGAAACCTTCGAGGTCCGCGACGCCAAGAGCGGCGAGGATCTGACACGCTCGGTGCTGCTGCAGATCATCTCCGAGCATGAGGAAAAGGGGCAGCCGATGCTGTCGCCCCAGCTGCTCAGCCAGATCATCCGGTTCTACGGTGATTCGTTGCAGGGCTTCATGGGTCCCTACCTGGAACGCAGCCTGCAGGTCTTCCTCGACCAGCAGCAGCAGTTCCGCACCCAGCTCAACAGCCTGCTTGGCCAGACGCCCTGGTCGATGCTCAACGATCTGACCGAGCGCAACATGGAAGCCTGGCGCAACATGCAGCGCGGTCTGCTCGACACCGCTAGCCAGGGCCAGCCGCCTCGCGGCAACAAGAAGCCCTGA
- a CDS encoding efflux transporter outer membrane subunit, with amino-acid sequence MSSCVPIRHGQLPRVLLGCAIALAMAGCSIPAKLGHPAIRDDVPLAGLDAGHRAGWPDAEWWRQYDDPQLDSLIALAMKDSPDLEQARSRVASAQQSIRAATAQAGLSVNGSAQVERQRLSENGLIPPKFLGFTWYNQGDIGVQAQYDFDWWGKKRATIESAVDQAHAAEAQHSAAALAIQSTVADTYFGWLADEARIDLAQQAVQTQEQLLRMAELRVRQGVDRPDTVQSAKAQLAATRQMLVALQSSAKIRQAALASLVGVAPSQLPPLQPRALPDVTGGLPDNVGVDLMARRADIAASRWQVEAALRQTDVARAEFYPDISISAMAGLSSIDLDKMFNAGNRVFALTPALHLPIFTGGLLEANYGVSKAQLDAAVAQYNSTVLGAARDVATQSLTAQQIEGRRKEQASEIAANQTLLANAQSRVRRGVSDQRETLAARGQLLQQQDDELSLHAQALSTDISLIKALGGGYRAVTPEQAASDTSSSASNLSGDAAHERH; translated from the coding sequence ATGAGTTCTTGTGTTCCGATTCGCCACGGCCAGCTGCCACGCGTGCTGCTCGGCTGCGCAATCGCCCTGGCCATGGCCGGCTGCTCCATTCCGGCCAAGCTTGGGCACCCCGCCATCCGCGATGATGTCCCGCTCGCGGGCCTCGATGCCGGCCACCGCGCCGGCTGGCCTGATGCCGAATGGTGGCGCCAGTACGATGACCCGCAGCTCGATTCCCTGATCGCGCTTGCGATGAAGGACTCGCCGGATCTTGAGCAGGCGCGCTCGCGCGTTGCGTCGGCGCAGCAGTCCATTCGCGCCGCGACGGCGCAGGCCGGACTCAGCGTGAACGGCAGTGCGCAAGTTGAACGCCAGCGACTGAGCGAGAACGGACTCATTCCGCCGAAGTTCCTCGGTTTTACCTGGTACAACCAGGGCGACATCGGCGTGCAGGCACAGTACGACTTCGATTGGTGGGGCAAGAAGCGGGCCACCATCGAATCCGCCGTGGACCAGGCGCATGCTGCCGAAGCGCAGCACAGCGCCGCGGCGCTCGCGATCCAGAGCACGGTCGCCGATACCTATTTCGGATGGCTCGCCGACGAGGCGCGCATCGACCTGGCGCAGCAGGCCGTGCAGACGCAGGAGCAACTGCTGCGCATGGCCGAACTGCGTGTACGCCAAGGTGTCGATCGTCCGGACACCGTGCAGTCGGCGAAGGCGCAGCTTGCCGCCACACGGCAGATGCTGGTTGCACTGCAGAGCTCGGCGAAGATCCGCCAGGCCGCGTTGGCCAGCCTGGTGGGCGTGGCTCCGTCGCAATTGCCGCCGCTTCAGCCGCGCGCCCTGCCCGACGTGACCGGCGGCTTGCCCGACAACGTGGGCGTGGACCTGATGGCGCGCCGTGCCGACATCGCTGCCAGTCGCTGGCAGGTGGAAGCGGCTCTGCGCCAGACCGATGTGGCGCGTGCAGAGTTCTATCCCGACATCAGCATCAGCGCGATGGCCGGGCTCTCCAGCATTGACCTGGACAAGATGTTCAATGCCGGCAACCGCGTGTTCGCGCTGACGCCAGCGCTGCACCTGCCGATCTTCACCGGCGGGCTGCTCGAAGCGAACTACGGCGTGAGCAAGGCACAGCTCGACGCGGCCGTCGCGCAGTACAACAGCACCGTGCTCGGGGCTGCGCGCGATGTCGCCACGCAGAGCCTTACCGCACAGCAGATCGAAGGTCGCCGCAAGGAGCAGGCCAGCGAGATCGCCGCCAACCAGACCCTGCTGGCCAACGCGCAATCGCGCGTGCGCCGCGGCGTGAGCGACCAGCGCGAAACCCTCGCCGCCAGGGGGCAGTTGCTGCAGCAGCAGGATGACGAGCTCTCCCTGCATGCGCAGGCGCTATCCACCGACATTTCGCTGATCAAGGCCCTGGGCGGCGGCTACCGCGCCGTCACGCCGGAGCAGGCCGCCAGCGACACCTCATCTTCCGCATCGAACCTTTCCGGAGACGCCGCCCATGAGCGCCACTGA
- the ccmA gene encoding cytochrome c biogenesis heme-transporting ATPase CcmA, whose amino-acid sequence MTHLSATAPILLEARGLAFYRQDEPVFGPLDFRLREGEVALVEGDNGSGKTTLLRILAGLLHLDEGALSWRGQPWRRIEHLGDTLFLGHHLGLKGDLSARENLAVAAGTYGTREGRDVAGVLSSIGLAGYEDEPVRRLSAGQKKRAALARLLLLPATLWLLDEPYANLDRTGIELVNRLLAEHSAEGGAALVTSHGAVSFLGGEPTRVRMHA is encoded by the coding sequence ATGACTCATCTGTCTGCCACTGCCCCGATCCTGCTGGAAGCGCGGGGCCTCGCCTTCTACCGCCAGGACGAACCCGTGTTCGGCCCCCTGGACTTTCGCCTGCGCGAAGGCGAGGTGGCGCTGGTCGAAGGCGACAACGGCAGCGGCAAGACCACCTTGCTGCGCATCCTCGCCGGCCTGCTGCATCTGGACGAAGGTGCGCTGAGCTGGCGCGGCCAGCCTTGGCGGCGCATCGAACACCTGGGCGACACCCTGTTCCTCGGCCATCACCTGGGCCTCAAGGGTGATCTCAGCGCTCGCGAGAACCTCGCCGTCGCCGCCGGCACCTATGGCACGCGCGAGGGTCGTGACGTGGCCGGCGTACTGTCCAGCATCGGCCTTGCCGGCTATGAGGACGAGCCCGTACGCCGCCTTTCCGCCGGCCAGAAGAAACGCGCCGCCCTCGCACGCCTGCTGCTGTTGCCGGCGACGCTGTGGCTGCTGGACGAGCCGTACGCCAATCTCGACCGCACCGGTATCGAACTGGTGAACCGCCTGCTGGCCGAGCACTCCGCCGAGGGAGGTGCCGCGCTGGTGACCAGCCACGGCGCGGTGAGCTTCCTGGGCGGTGAACCGACACGGGTACGCATGCACGCATGA
- a CDS encoding MarR family winged helix-turn-helix transcriptional regulator, producing the protein MDAGIARVGEMIPEAPQQEVRLTRLLLLVGGTLLGEVEAYLKPHGLNDSDFRTLMALYSSPDGATPSELCGFAQQGATNMTRIGNALVKAGLAARSHSAEDRRRIVLNITPTGKRLVRRILPPLFPKVLGAYASLSASDKRTLERLLRQVALNIDSLQSSDSSP; encoded by the coding sequence ATGGACGCCGGGATCGCCCGCGTGGGCGAAATGATTCCCGAGGCTCCGCAGCAGGAGGTCCGGCTGACCCGCCTGCTGCTGCTGGTGGGCGGCACCCTGCTCGGCGAGGTCGAGGCTTACCTCAAGCCACACGGGCTCAACGACAGCGATTTCCGCACGCTGATGGCGCTCTACAGCAGCCCGGACGGCGCCACGCCCAGCGAGCTGTGTGGTTTCGCGCAACAGGGCGCCACCAACATGACGCGCATCGGCAACGCGCTGGTGAAGGCAGGACTTGCTGCTCGCTCGCACAGCGCGGAAGACCGGCGGCGCATCGTCCTGAACATCACGCCGACGGGAAAGCGCCTGGTGCGCAGGATTCTTCCGCCGCTCTTTCCCAAGGTGCTTGGCGCCTACGCGTCGTTGAGCGCGAGCGACAAGCGCACGCTTGAGCGCCTGCTGCGCCAGGTCGCACTGAACATCGACTCTCTTCAATCTTCGGATTCCAGTCCATGA
- a CDS encoding DHA2 family efflux MFS transporter permease subunit, which yields MADPSNEEKTAEGLPPLHGTALVLLTIAVAFSTFMEVLDMTIVNVAVPHIAGSLGVSASEGTWTISSYSLASAIMQPLTGWIARRFGEVKTFVFSVFLFVVFSMMCGLATSMPMLVIARLMQGAGSGPMVALSLTLLLASYPKAKQGIALALWAMTVVVAPIFGPILGGYLTDNFSWPWIFYINLPVGIAAGAITWSLLRKRETKTFQTPIDVVGLVLLVAGVGCLQFMLDNGNDHDWFSSPMITTLGLIALVCLVFLVVWELHAKHPVIDLSLFRQRNFTVGVTALSLGMFAFFGINVVFPLWLQTTLGYTATWAGLATAPVGILAFLLSPVLGRNMHKLELRAVVTFSFIMFAATSYWFSTFDSSASFSSLVLPRFVMGIAIPCFFIPLNQIYLAGLPADQIASASGLANFFRTLGSSVSTAVTVTLWQHRGILHHATLSEYVAPSNPAATQVLQGLRHGGFGQTQALGIADQLVNREALTLAVNDIFWMCTVLFVLLIPVLWFAKPPFGSAGGAVGH from the coding sequence ATGGCCGACCCCTCGAACGAAGAAAAGACCGCCGAAGGCTTGCCGCCTTTGCACGGCACGGCGCTGGTCCTGCTGACCATCGCCGTGGCGTTCAGCACCTTCATGGAAGTGCTGGACATGACCATCGTGAACGTCGCGGTGCCGCATATCGCCGGCAGCCTGGGCGTGAGCGCGAGTGAAGGCACCTGGACGATAAGCTCGTACTCGCTCGCCAGCGCGATCATGCAGCCGCTCACCGGCTGGATCGCGCGGCGCTTCGGTGAAGTGAAGACCTTCGTCTTCTCGGTGTTCCTGTTTGTGGTGTTCTCGATGATGTGCGGCCTGGCCACGTCGATGCCGATGCTGGTGATCGCCCGCCTGATGCAGGGCGCGGGATCGGGCCCCATGGTGGCCTTGTCCCTCACGTTGCTGCTGGCGAGCTACCCGAAGGCCAAGCAAGGCATCGCGCTCGCGTTGTGGGCGATGACCGTGGTGGTGGCGCCGATCTTCGGTCCGATCCTTGGTGGCTACCTGACCGACAATTTCTCGTGGCCGTGGATCTTCTACATCAACCTGCCCGTCGGCATTGCCGCCGGCGCCATTACCTGGTCGCTGCTGCGCAAGCGCGAGACCAAGACCTTCCAGACGCCCATCGACGTCGTTGGCCTGGTGTTGCTGGTGGCCGGCGTGGGCTGCCTTCAGTTCATGCTGGACAACGGCAACGACCATGACTGGTTCTCGTCGCCGATGATCACCACGCTGGGCCTGATTGCGCTGGTCTGCCTGGTCTTCCTGGTGGTGTGGGAGCTGCATGCCAAGCACCCGGTGATCGACCTCAGCCTGTTCCGCCAGCGCAACTTCACCGTGGGCGTGACGGCCCTGTCGCTGGGCATGTTCGCCTTCTTCGGCATCAATGTGGTGTTCCCGCTGTGGCTGCAGACCACGCTGGGCTACACGGCCACGTGGGCGGGCCTGGCCACGGCGCCGGTGGGCATCCTGGCCTTCCTGCTCTCGCCGGTGCTGGGCCGCAATATGCACAAGCTGGAGCTGCGGGCGGTGGTGACCTTCTCGTTCATCATGTTTGCAGCCACCTCGTACTGGTTCTCCACCTTCGACAGTTCGGCATCGTTCAGCTCGCTGGTGTTGCCCCGCTTCGTGATGGGCATTGCGATTCCCTGCTTCTTCATCCCGCTCAACCAGATCTACCTGGCCGGCTTGCCCGCGGATCAGATCGCCAGCGCCTCGGGCCTGGCCAATTTCTTCCGTACGCTGGGCTCCAGCGTCTCCACCGCCGTGACGGTCACGCTGTGGCAGCACCGGGGCATCCTGCACCACGCCACCCTCAGCGAGTACGTGGCGCCCTCCAACCCGGCCGCAACACAGGTGTTGCAGGGGTTGCGCCACGGTGGCTTCGGCCAGACGCAGGCGTTGGGGATCGCCGATCAGCTGGTGAACCGGGAAGCGCTGACCCTGGCCGTGAACGACATCTTCTGGATGTGCACGGTGTTGTTCGTGCTGCTGATCCCCGTGCTCTGGTTCGCCAAGCCACCCTTCGGCAGCGCGGGTGGCGCGGTAGGTCACTGA
- the ccmD gene encoding heme exporter protein CcmD — MGGYAAYVWPAFAVFFIVLIADYLSPSFRRRRQLRELRGRIARQAARQQRNPSVP; from the coding sequence ATGGGCGGCTATGCCGCTTATGTGTGGCCAGCGTTCGCGGTGTTCTTCATCGTGCTGATCGCCGACTACCTCAGCCCGAGCTTCCGTCGACGCCGCCAGCTGCGCGAACTGCGCGGACGCATCGCGCGACAGGCCGCGCGGCAGCAACGCAACCCTTCAGTGCCGTAA
- the phbB gene encoding acetoacetyl-CoA reductase — MSSSAPYPRVAIVTGGIGGLGTEICRQLAQAGRQVIAVDLAAREERLHAFQCELADLDGAVKFEPADVSQFESCASVVERVQQQHGSVDILVNAAGITRDTSLRKMTPQQWHELMRVNLDGVFNMCRNVVEGMSERGFGRIVNLSSVNGQTGQFGQTNYSAAKAGVHGFGMALARETARKGVTVNTVSPGYCDTALVAAVPENIREQIISDIPVGRLGSPGDIARAVAFLTADDAGYITGANLPVNGGYFMSF, encoded by the coding sequence ATGAGCTCTTCCGCCCCTTATCCGCGCGTTGCCATCGTGACTGGAGGCATCGGCGGCCTCGGCACGGAAATCTGCCGACAGCTCGCGCAGGCCGGCCGCCAGGTGATCGCGGTGGACCTCGCCGCGCGTGAAGAGCGTCTGCATGCATTCCAGTGCGAACTCGCCGATCTCGATGGCGCGGTGAAGTTCGAGCCCGCTGACGTGAGCCAGTTCGAAAGCTGCGCCAGCGTGGTCGAGCGCGTGCAGCAACAGCACGGCAGCGTGGACATCCTGGTCAATGCCGCCGGTATCACGCGCGACACCAGCCTGCGCAAGATGACCCCGCAGCAATGGCACGAGCTGATGCGCGTGAACCTCGATGGCGTGTTCAACATGTGCCGCAACGTGGTCGAAGGGATGAGCGAACGCGGCTTTGGCCGCATCGTGAACCTGAGCTCGGTGAATGGGCAGACCGGCCAGTTCGGGCAGACCAACTACTCCGCCGCCAAGGCTGGCGTGCATGGTTTCGGCATGGCACTGGCACGCGAAACCGCACGCAAGGGCGTTACGGTGAACACCGTCTCGCCTGGCTACTGCGATACCGCGCTGGTCGCCGCCGTGCCGGAAAACATCCGCGAGCAGATCATTTCGGACATCCCGGTCGGCCGACTGGGTTCGCCGGGCGACATCGCGCGCGCCGTGGCGTTTCTGACGGCCGATGATGCGGGTTACATCACGGGCGCGAACCTGCCGGTCAACGGCGGGTACTTCATGAGCTTCTGA
- a CDS encoding DUF3293 domain-containing protein, with amino-acid sequence MDETLLAAYRRTDYRVRLGGGGYASIRIGHPLPVALTGLVTGEPWGFITAWNPRSQPRPPSQNRQAQRRLLHALRELPATHFIAAGVGVGENGWREGSLFVVGPDVESLDALARRFGQHGYLHGHGQQPAQLRLP; translated from the coding sequence ATGGATGAGACGCTGCTCGCCGCCTACCGGCGCACCGATTACCGGGTGCGGCTCGGTGGCGGCGGGTATGCGAGCATCCGCATCGGCCATCCCCTGCCGGTCGCGCTCACCGGCCTCGTGACAGGAGAGCCGTGGGGTTTCATCACGGCCTGGAATCCGCGCTCGCAGCCGCGCCCTCCTTCGCAGAACCGCCAAGCCCAGCGACGGCTGCTGCACGCGCTGCGTGAATTGCCTGCCACGCACTTCATCGCGGCGGGCGTCGGTGTCGGCGAAAACGGATGGCGCGAAGGCAGCCTGTTCGTGGTCGGTCCCGACGTGGAGTCACTCGACGCACTGGCCCGACGCTTCGGCCAGCATGGCTACCTCCACGGCCACGGTCAGCAGCCCGCGCAACTGCGCCTGCCCTGA
- a CDS encoding heme ABC transporter permease has product MANWIPLWVHKLSSPPNFYRFAGVLRPWALALALVLGAIALYGGLVLAPADYQQGDAYRIIFIHVPSAWMSLFIYGVMAVAAFISLVWRIKLAEVVAMESAPIGAAFTFITLVTGSLWGKPMWGTWWTWDARLTSELVLLFLYLGVIGLYHSFEDRRQGARAAAFLAIIGIINVPIVHFSVNWWNTLHQGSTVRILGPSKMSGDMLWPLLTMMAATKFYYIASLFGRVRTDLLSLESGKDWVRQIAEQEGQR; this is encoded by the coding sequence ATGGCCAACTGGATCCCGCTCTGGGTTCACAAGCTCAGCTCGCCACCCAACTTCTACCGTTTTGCCGGCGTCCTGCGCCCCTGGGCATTGGCGCTGGCCCTTGTGCTCGGCGCCATCGCCCTATACGGCGGCCTGGTGCTGGCGCCCGCCGATTACCAGCAGGGCGACGCCTACCGCATCATCTTCATCCACGTTCCCAGCGCGTGGATGAGCCTTTTCATCTATGGCGTGATGGCGGTAGCCGCGTTCATCTCGCTGGTATGGCGCATCAAGCTGGCTGAGGTGGTGGCGATGGAATCGGCACCGATCGGCGCGGCCTTCACCTTCATCACCCTGGTCACCGGCTCGCTGTGGGGCAAGCCGATGTGGGGCACGTGGTGGACCTGGGATGCGCGGCTTACGTCCGAGCTGGTGCTGCTGTTCCTGTATCTGGGCGTGATCGGGCTGTATCACTCGTTCGAAGACCGCCGCCAGGGCGCGCGCGCCGCGGCCTTCCTCGCGATCATCGGCATCATCAACGTGCCGATCGTGCACTTCTCGGTGAACTGGTGGAACACGCTGCACCAGGGCTCCACCGTACGCATCCTCGGCCCGTCGAAGATGAGCGGTGACATGCTGTGGCCGCTGCTCACCATGATGGCCGCCACCAAGTTCTATTACATCGCGAGCCTGTTCGGGCGCGTGCGCACCGACTTGCTCTCGCTGGAAAGCGGCAAGGATTGGGTGCGCCAAATCGCAGAGCAGGAGGGCCAGCGGTGA